A stretch of Pristiophorus japonicus isolate sPriJap1 chromosome 10, sPriJap1.hap1, whole genome shotgun sequence DNA encodes these proteins:
- the LOC139274650 gene encoding putative nuclease HARBI1, whose amino-acid sequence MDLMDDQCLRRLRFHKDIVTERCNLLQPNLQPQTRLRTTLTIASKVTIALNLSFKGWRAANEGLVLPVWAAASGSSQSRRQKCLPPKCRRGWSRAHGGSKTCKEKALKKNIGTPSGDPIQHLGGQEATYTTRPSADVSGRFPAALASSSLQARSKLALGKTRGGMSAALVCDHNRKVMAVGARYPGSSHDAFILRQIDVPGVFAGPNQDCDWLLGDKGYSLCTWLLTPLCHPRTAAQQSYNDSHSPTRFIIEQTIGILKQRFRCLDC is encoded by the exons ATGGACCTGatggatgaccagtgtctccggagactgaGATTTCACAAGGACATCGTGACGGAgcggtgcaatctcctgcagcccaacctccagcctcaaacaaggttgaggacaacTCTGACCATCgcatcaaaggtcaccatcgcactcaattt gtccttcaaagggtggcgagcggcaaatgagggacttgtgCTGCCAGTCTGGGcagcagccagcgggagctcccaGTCTCGGCGGCAaaagtgcttgccgcccaagtgccgccgaggatggagtcgggctcacggagggtcgaagacctgcaaagaaaaagcattaaaaaaaaacattggaacgccttcaggggaccccatccag catctcggcgggcaggaagccacttacaccactcggccatccgctgacgtcagcggacggttcccggcagctctcgcCTCCAGCTCGCTACAggccagatcgaaactggcactgggcaaaacccgaggaggaatgtcggcagca ctggtgtgcgaccacaaccgcaaagtcatggcagttggtgcccggtatcctggcagcagccacgatgctttcatcctgcgccagatagATGTGCCAGGCGTCTTTGCTGGACCAAACCAAGATTGtgactggctccttggagacaagggctactcactctgcacttggctgctgactcctctttgccaccccaggactgctgcgcagcaatcgtacaatgactctcattcaccCACCAGgttcatcattgagcagaccattg